In Bacteroidota bacterium, one genomic interval encodes:
- a CDS encoding multidrug efflux SMR transporter, producing the protein MDWIFLLIAGILEMGWPLGFKLSQVTEEGWSKAGWITAAAVCMAGSGYFLWLAQRSIPIGTAYAIWTGVGAAGTFIIGILFFKDAATAGRILSFFLIVAGIVGLKLTS; encoded by the coding sequence TTGGATTGGATTTTTCTACTTATTGCCGGTATATTAGAGATGGGTTGGCCCCTCGGATTTAAATTATCGCAAGTTACTGAGGAGGGCTGGAGTAAAGCTGGATGGATAACCGCGGCTGCTGTTTGTATGGCAGGGAGTGGTTATTTCCTGTGGCTCGCACAAAGGAGTATTCCAATAGGTACGGCGTATGCGATTTGGACAGGAGTGGGAGCTGCTGGGACTTTTATAATTGGGATTTTATTCTTCAAGGATGCAGCTACAGCAGGTAGAATTCTGTCGTTTTTTCTGATAGTTGCGGGAATTGTAGGATTGAAGCTTACGAGTTAA
- a CDS encoding TetR/AcrR family transcriptional regulator: MNENKLCRRTKILNAFTELVSRFGVEKTTMSDIARNVGCSVGTLYNEFKDKEELIYEFFLEHLNNIISRLEEIKNSELPPEEKLHQMIPGNLKFVIHELKDNSLFAEYLRSNTVTVRYLGQPELISRKVFRKKYVSLIESVLEEGIRAGVFEVEDTASAASILSDSMDTYALRVLIMQEKPKKNLERAELMFQMLLKSIKKNDSKN, encoded by the coding sequence ATGAATGAAAACAAGCTTTGCCGGCGAACAAAAATTCTAAATGCTTTTACCGAACTTGTCAGCAGGTTTGGTGTAGAGAAAACAACCATGTCAGATATCGCCAGAAATGTCGGTTGCAGCGTAGGAACTCTTTATAATGAATTTAAAGATAAAGAAGAGCTGATCTACGAGTTTTTTCTCGAACACCTTAACAACATCATCTCGAGGCTCGAAGAGATAAAAAATTCTGAGCTCCCCCCTGAAGAAAAGCTTCATCAAATGATTCCCGGAAACTTAAAGTTTGTGATTCATGAACTTAAAGACAACTCCCTCTTTGCCGAATATCTAAGATCCAATACCGTCACAGTCAGATATTTGGGACAACCGGAATTAATTTCCCGTAAAGTATTCAGAAAGAAATATGTCTCTTTAATCGAATCAGTGCTTGAAGAAGGAATCCGGGCAGGGGTTTTTGAGGTCGAAGATACTGCATCAGCAGCTTCGATTCTTTCTGATTCAATGGATACTTATGCTCTCAGAGTCTTGATAATGCAGGAAAAACCGAAAAAGAATCTTGAAAGAGCAGAACTTATGTTTCAAATGTTGTTAAAATCCATTAAGAAAAATGATTCTAAAAATTAA
- a CDS encoding TolC family protein, whose amino-acid sequence MLKHLLYVASFILLSITVLTAQKSVEMSLEDCIKFGLENNKSIKIAAEKVNSAKLKRSEAGTTGLPSLSLQAGYTRLSEVDPFAISIPFGGSMQTFTVSPSILNNYSAKLTLTQPVFTGFKIDLSKELSDQAIAAGLFDLQSEKSKLKYSIANAYWSLYKVTEGKKVVEEYIKTIELHLKDLGNFFKQGLITENEILKLEVQLSSAKVQLLETENAKQMAKLMLLNSMDMPYETELTLKPSLITDQPATNLTLDEINSLALTGRPELKAMEVRLNSRKSAIELTRSAWYPDVYFIGNYNYSRPNQRIVPTKDEFKGTWDITLSLSYTLWNWNATSYKTQQAESELAQSNYQYQMMKDGILIEVKQAFLNYTANKSRIELAQNTVKQAEENYRVSYNLFRQGLIKNSDLIDAEVALFDAKIKLVTSISDLRNAEALLDKATGN is encoded by the coding sequence ATGTTAAAGCACTTGTTATATGTGGCAAGCTTTATCCTTCTGTCAATCACCGTTTTAACCGCCCAAAAAAGTGTTGAAATGAGCCTGGAGGATTGTATAAAGTTTGGACTGGAAAACAACAAATCGATCAAAATTGCCGCAGAAAAGGTTAATTCGGCAAAACTGAAAAGATCTGAAGCAGGTACCACAGGACTCCCCTCGCTCTCCCTTCAGGCAGGTTACACCAGACTGAGTGAGGTTGATCCGTTTGCAATAAGCATACCTTTTGGTGGCTCGATGCAAACATTCACAGTCTCCCCAAGCATCCTGAATAATTATTCAGCAAAACTGACTCTGACACAGCCCGTCTTTACAGGTTTCAAAATTGACCTGAGCAAAGAGCTTTCCGATCAGGCGATAGCTGCCGGGCTTTTTGATCTTCAGAGTGAGAAAAGTAAATTGAAATATTCAATTGCCAATGCCTACTGGTCGCTCTATAAGGTTACCGAAGGCAAAAAGGTTGTCGAGGAATACATCAAGACGATTGAATTGCACTTGAAAGATCTGGGAAATTTCTTCAAACAGGGTTTGATTACGGAAAACGAAATTCTCAAACTCGAAGTGCAACTTTCTTCGGCAAAGGTGCAATTGTTGGAAACTGAAAATGCGAAACAGATGGCAAAGTTGATGTTGCTTAACAGCATGGACATGCCGTATGAAACCGAACTGACACTCAAACCGTCACTGATCACCGATCAACCCGCTACGAATCTTACACTCGATGAAATAAACTCTCTCGCCCTGACAGGCAGACCTGAACTGAAGGCTATGGAAGTAAGATTAAACTCCAGAAAAAGTGCAATCGAGCTTACCCGGTCGGCATGGTACCCTGATGTTTATTTCATCGGAAACTATAATTATTCAAGACCAAACCAGAGGATTGTTCCGACAAAGGATGAATTTAAAGGTACCTGGGATATTACACTTTCACTTTCATACACTTTGTGGAACTGGAATGCCACTTCTTATAAGACACAGCAGGCTGAGTCTGAACTCGCTCAATCCAATTATCAGTATCAAATGATGAAAGATGGCATTCTTATCGAAGTAAAACAAGCCTTTTTGAACTATACTGCCAACAAGAGCAGGATTGAACTTGCCCAAAACACTGTAAAACAGGCGGAAGAAAACTACAGAGTAAGCTACAACCTCTTCCGGCAAGGTTTGATTAAAAATTCCGATCTGATAGATGCTGAAGTGGCGTTGTTTGATGCAAAAATAAAACTTGTCACCTCAATTTCCGATCTCAGAAACGCAGAAGCACTTTTAGACAAAGCAACCGGTAACTAA
- a CDS encoding efflux RND transporter periplasmic adaptor subunit, which translates to MLKKIIYILIVVAIIGVIAFVLINNKQKMAAKVETKKMTSVAVSVIEAAIETIDKKLTQTGTVFADKEVAVVSEAPGLIRAVYCDVGDMVKAGQILFKVDDELKVAALRLREADYEKSKKDLEKFEALLKEGSATEAQVDAYRLAFKSSEAQLTIARRQVEDTKIKAPFSGVITQRMVNLGSNVIGGTVVVNLVDISAPRVKVSVAESDVFFLKNGDLATITTDIFPGKEFSARIKSIGVKGDEVHSFPVELVILNNKNLKAGMNVNVEFNRRVNRESVVIPRTAIIGSMADAQIFIIENNVAKLKKVTTGIESGTNIEILSGIEKGDQIAISGQVNLKDGSPVNIVKSK; encoded by the coding sequence ATGCTAAAAAAGATTATTTACATCCTGATTGTTGTAGCAATAATTGGAGTTATTGCTTTTGTACTTATTAACAACAAACAGAAAATGGCTGCAAAAGTTGAAACAAAAAAAATGACCTCTGTTGCAGTCTCGGTGATTGAGGCAGCAATCGAGACTATTGATAAAAAACTCACACAGACAGGAACGGTTTTCGCTGATAAGGAAGTCGCGGTTGTCTCCGAGGCACCCGGACTTATAAGAGCAGTTTATTGCGATGTTGGTGATATGGTGAAAGCCGGTCAGATACTGTTTAAGGTGGACGACGAATTGAAAGTTGCTGCACTTAGACTCAGGGAGGCTGATTACGAAAAATCGAAGAAAGACCTTGAAAAATTCGAAGCACTCCTCAAAGAAGGTTCTGCAACTGAGGCACAGGTGGATGCCTACAGACTGGCATTCAAGTCATCAGAAGCTCAACTGACGATTGCGAGGCGACAGGTTGAAGATACAAAAATAAAGGCTCCTTTCTCCGGGGTGATAACTCAGCGAATGGTTAATCTCGGAAGTAATGTGATTGGCGGAACAGTTGTCGTCAATCTTGTAGATATCAGTGCTCCGAGAGTAAAGGTAAGTGTTGCTGAAAGTGATGTGTTTTTTCTAAAAAATGGCGATCTCGCCACCATTACCACCGACATTTTCCCGGGAAAGGAATTCAGTGCGCGAATCAAATCGATTGGTGTTAAAGGTGATGAAGTCCACAGTTTCCCAGTGGAACTTGTTATTCTGAACAACAAAAATTTGAAAGCCGGGATGAATGTAAATGTTGAATTTAACAGAAGAGTGAATCGTGAATCTGTGGTGATCCCAAGAACCGCCATTATCGGCAGCATGGCAGATGCCCAAATCTTTATCATCGAAAATAATGTTGCAAAACTGAAAAAAGTAACAACCGGAATCGAATCCGGAACGAACATCGAGATTCTTTCAGGAATAGAAAAAGGTGATCAGATCGCGATATCGGGTCAGGTAAATTTGAAAGATGGCAGTCCTGTAAATATCGTTAAATCAAAATAA
- a CDS encoding efflux RND transporter permease subunit gives MTITELSIKRPSLIIVLFTVLILLGLFSYQQLSYELLPKISPPVIVIITTYPGASPDEVETSVTKIIEDAVSGQDQVSTVNATSSENLSLITVEFNQSVNIDLALQDAQRRVNQIVAKLPDDIDPPTLLKIALDEIPILRIGTTSNLPPSEFRTFLNDFVKPELAQVKGVAQISFVGGQEREIQILLNEQKLKSYNLSINTVTQIIRASNLDFPAGAIKDADAQYVVRIAGKFNNIDDLRNMVILRNFNGSDIMLSDVAEVVDGTKEFTQQSRIDGVPSVGVLIQKQSDANAVEVAKVSKQTLLDLEKQYANINLKFDIAQDGSLYTIAAADAVKEDLAIAVVLVALVMLLFLHSFRNSVIVLIAIPSSLISTFIAIYAFGFTLNLMTLLALSLVVGILVDDSIVVLENIYHHLEKGADRRVAALKGRNEIGFAALSITLVDVAVFLPLALVTGIVGNILRQFSLVVVVSTLMSLLVSFTITPMLASRFSNIEKFSENTLFGRFVNGFERAFKKLTEDYLALLKWGLNHKKTVFLVTTILLLGSLSLVPFGFIGAEFMTVADRGEFTVVVEMPSSTNIRETNFKSMEIEKLISQIPEVKRINTTAGLAAEGMLGQNANNISSIDVTLIPRKERKRSTDEISEEIRQKLNAMPGIKVHVNPIGIFGTANQTPIMLVVSGANLDSVRVAAERLAEVVKKVPGTADVRLSSEQGKKEISVKVNRRLMASYGLTLAEVGQTLRIAFTGDDNTKFRDGRNEFDIRIMLDNVSRNKTSSLEEMIFTSRTGKQVKLSQFAILESTTGPSKLTRTDRSNALYVYSQAVGRPTGSIAQDIDIARAKVKFPAGVTFKYMGDVKMQGESFSSMFLALTAAILFVYLIMVALYDNWVYPFVVLFSIPVAMVGALLALAMSMKSLSIFSMLGIVMLVGLVAKNAILLVDRANQMKLEQGVSSRDALLEAGKSRLRPIVMTTLTMIMGMIPIAMSSSDGSEWKSGLAWGIIGGLSSSLLLTLVLVPVVYELVDNTGARIKKLFKRKESVI, from the coding sequence ATGACAATTACTGAATTATCGATCAAGCGACCCTCCCTGATCATTGTTTTGTTTACGGTACTGATCCTTTTAGGACTGTTCAGTTACCAGCAACTGAGCTATGAGCTGCTTCCAAAAATCAGCCCTCCGGTTATAGTGATCATTACCACCTATCCGGGTGCATCACCCGATGAAGTGGAAACTTCGGTTACCAAAATAATTGAAGATGCCGTTTCCGGACAGGATCAGGTTTCAACTGTAAACGCAACTTCCTCGGAAAACTTATCCCTCATTACAGTTGAGTTTAATCAGTCTGTTAATATTGATCTTGCACTCCAGGATGCACAAAGGAGAGTAAACCAGATAGTGGCAAAACTCCCCGATGACATTGATCCGCCCACACTTCTTAAAATTGCTCTGGATGAAATACCCATTTTAAGAATCGGAACGACCAGTAACCTTCCCCCCAGCGAATTCAGAACCTTCCTGAATGATTTTGTGAAGCCGGAACTCGCACAGGTAAAAGGTGTTGCTCAGATTTCATTTGTTGGTGGTCAGGAACGCGAGATACAAATCCTTCTAAATGAGCAAAAATTAAAGAGTTATAACCTCTCAATCAATACAGTAACCCAGATCATCCGGGCTTCCAATCTTGATTTTCCTGCGGGCGCAATCAAAGATGCAGATGCACAATATGTGGTCAGAATTGCGGGCAAGTTCAACAATATTGACGATCTTCGGAATATGGTGATATTGCGAAACTTCAATGGCTCAGACATTATGTTAAGCGATGTTGCCGAAGTTGTGGACGGCACCAAGGAATTCACCCAGCAATCGCGTATTGATGGTGTGCCATCAGTGGGAGTACTGATACAAAAGCAATCTGACGCGAACGCAGTGGAAGTCGCAAAAGTGAGCAAGCAAACCCTTCTCGACCTCGAAAAGCAGTATGCGAATATCAATCTGAAGTTCGATATTGCTCAGGATGGTTCCCTTTATACTATCGCCGCTGCAGATGCTGTAAAAGAAGATCTTGCAATTGCGGTTGTGCTCGTTGCTCTTGTGATGCTTCTGTTCCTGCATTCATTCAGAAACTCGGTCATCGTTTTGATTGCAATTCCGTCGTCACTGATTTCCACCTTTATAGCTATATACGCGTTTGGATTCACATTGAACCTGATGACTTTGCTGGCTCTGTCTCTCGTCGTAGGTATCCTCGTCGACGATTCTATTGTGGTGCTGGAGAATATCTATCACCACCTGGAAAAAGGTGCTGACAGAAGAGTTGCCGCTCTGAAAGGGAGAAATGAGATTGGATTTGCCGCTTTGTCAATTACTCTTGTGGATGTGGCGGTTTTCCTTCCCCTTGCGTTAGTAACGGGTATAGTGGGTAATATTTTGAGGCAGTTTTCTCTCGTGGTTGTTGTATCCACTCTGATGAGTCTGCTTGTTTCGTTTACCATCACTCCCATGCTCGCATCACGGTTCTCGAACATCGAAAAGTTCTCCGAAAACACACTTTTCGGCAGATTTGTCAATGGATTCGAAAGAGCATTCAAAAAGTTGACCGAGGATTACCTGGCACTTCTTAAATGGGGTCTGAACCACAAGAAGACAGTCTTTCTCGTCACTACAATTCTTCTTCTTGGCTCTTTAAGTCTTGTCCCGTTCGGCTTCATAGGTGCAGAGTTTATGACAGTTGCCGACAGAGGTGAATTTACCGTTGTCGTCGAGATGCCATCGTCAACGAATATCAGGGAAACAAATTTCAAATCGATGGAAATTGAAAAGTTGATTTCTCAGATCCCCGAGGTCAAAAGAATAAACACAACAGCAGGTCTTGCTGCAGAAGGAATGCTTGGTCAAAATGCCAATAATATCTCATCAATTGATGTAACGCTGATTCCCAGAAAAGAGAGAAAAAGATCAACTGATGAGATAAGTGAAGAAATACGCCAAAAACTGAACGCAATGCCGGGAATAAAGGTTCATGTGAATCCGATTGGTATTTTTGGTACTGCCAACCAGACACCGATTATGCTGGTGGTTTCGGGTGCTAATCTCGACAGTGTGAGAGTGGCTGCGGAACGACTCGCTGAGGTTGTCAAAAAAGTGCCCGGAACAGCGGATGTCAGACTTTCTTCCGAGCAGGGTAAGAAAGAAATTTCGGTTAAGGTTAACAGAAGACTGATGGCGAGCTACGGACTTACTCTTGCAGAAGTGGGACAGACACTGAGAATTGCTTTTACAGGTGACGATAATACTAAATTCCGGGACGGCCGGAATGAGTTTGATATCAGGATCATGCTCGATAATGTATCCCGAAATAAAACATCTTCGCTTGAGGAGATGATATTTACTTCGCGAACCGGAAAGCAGGTAAAACTGAGTCAGTTCGCTATACTTGAATCGACAACAGGTCCTTCAAAATTAACCAGAACTGACAGAAGTAATGCATTGTATGTCTATTCCCAGGCGGTTGGGAGACCCACAGGCTCCATCGCTCAGGATATAGATATTGCCAGAGCAAAGGTGAAATTCCCCGCAGGTGTAACCTTCAAATACATGGGTGATGTCAAGATGCAAGGTGAGTCTTTCTCGAGCATGTTCCTTGCCCTTACCGCTGCAATACTTTTCGTCTATTTGATTATGGTTGCTTTATACGATAACTGGGTATATCCTTTCGTAGTGCTCTTTTCGATACCGGTTGCCATGGTGGGAGCACTCCTTGCCCTCGCAATGTCGATGAAATCCCTGTCGATCTTTTCCATGCTCGGCATAGTAATGCTTGTCGGTCTGGTTGCGAAAAATGCTATTCTCCTCGTGGATCGTGCAAACCAGATGAAACTGGAACAAGGGGTTTCATCAAGAGATGCACTTCTTGAAGCCGGAAAATCGAGACTGAGACCCATCGTAATGACAACCCTTACGATGATTATGGGTATGATACCGATAGCGATGTCATCAAGTGATGGATCGGAGTGGAAATCAGGTCTTGCCTGGGGTATTATAGGTGGTCTGTCAAGTTCCCTTCTATTGACACTTGTTCTTGTTCCTGTGGTTTATGAACTTGTGGATAACACGGGAGCCAGAATCAAAAAACTGTTTAAGAGAAAAGAATCTGTGATTTAA
- a CDS encoding CusA/CzcA family heavy metal efflux RND transporter, whose product MLKGIIDFSLRQKVVALSLMILMAFGGYYSLTELPINSLPDVTPVQVLVITKSGRYSPYDVEKLVSYPIETSMNGLPGVKQVRSISQFGLSAVIIEFEEDQDIYFARQMVSQRLQSVQDQLPPGVSTPNLGPISTALGEIYQYVVRGEKYSLTDLRTIQDWLIMPQLKTVKGVTEINSFGGYVKQYEVVVTPGKLRAYDLGFKDVLDAIQSNNSVSGGNYLEHNREQYIVRGFGQIKNATDISQIIVKKFANRSISIGDIADVRITEQLRQGGVTQDGKGEVVTGIVMMLRGGNGREVIADIDAKINSINENLPEGVTIEKFYDQSDLVDRTTSTIQTNLLEGGFFVIAVLLLLLGELKGALIVASVIPFSMLFAFIGMREFGLAANLMSLGAIDFGMVVDGSVVMVENIITKLQKGGEKDKSQIIREAAHEVARPIFFGVLIILMVYVPIATFSGIEGILFRPMAITVATAVFGSLILALVYVPALSSIVFRKGVKIRKNYLIEWLKPIYTKQLELHLDKKALVLGVSTLIIFGSLATLPFLGTEFLPELDEGSILIEEVRLPSVTLKESMEKANELGKFIMANVPEVKTVVPKTGRSDLANDWMGVHQTDVWVILKPTSEWRDGMTKEKIQEQIKPFLEKEPGLSYNFTQPIAMRVDELTSGVKSDLAVKIYGDDLEKLSMIAENISKEVASIEGTDNYFIEKPSGQPYLTIEIDREAISKYGLNVDDVQQVIETGIGGNTAGTVYEGQKRFDIIVRLREDFRKSFDDISNIPVQIPSGGNIPLREVARISNQEGPREIARENGWRRVIVGINLAGRDIGSYVADLQSRISENIEVPSGYFIQYGGSFEDQQRAMKHLYIVVPLAIFIILGLLYLMFGKFVYAGLIFLNLPYALSGGILLLLARGLYLSISASIGFVALFGVAVLNGIVLLEHLNHMREKTSDLRKAVIEGTADRLRPVLMTALVASFGFIPMAFNTGPGSEVQRPLATVVIGGLVTSTLATLMLLPVIYYIVENRKKKKETAISTEIPNTVEN is encoded by the coding sequence ATGCTGAAAGGAATAATCGATTTTAGTTTACGGCAAAAGGTAGTCGCACTCAGTCTGATGATATTAATGGCTTTCGGCGGTTATTATTCACTTACGGAGCTGCCAATAAATTCACTTCCTGATGTAACACCGGTTCAGGTACTCGTTATTACAAAATCAGGAAGATATTCCCCTTACGATGTTGAAAAACTCGTCAGTTACCCTATAGAGACTTCGATGAACGGACTACCGGGGGTAAAGCAGGTAAGGTCCATCTCCCAGTTTGGGCTTTCAGCGGTTATCATCGAATTCGAAGAGGATCAGGATATCTATTTTGCCCGTCAGATGGTCTCACAGAGGCTTCAGAGTGTCCAGGACCAGCTTCCACCGGGTGTATCAACTCCAAACCTTGGACCCATCTCAACAGCTCTTGGAGAGATATACCAGTATGTTGTAAGAGGTGAAAAATACTCGTTAACAGACCTCAGGACGATTCAGGACTGGCTGATTATGCCTCAACTGAAGACAGTAAAGGGAGTAACGGAGATTAACTCATTTGGTGGTTATGTAAAACAGTACGAAGTGGTAGTGACTCCCGGTAAACTCCGCGCTTATGACCTTGGGTTCAAGGATGTCCTTGATGCAATTCAGAGTAATAACAGCGTCTCCGGCGGAAACTATCTCGAACATAACAGAGAACAGTATATAGTGAGAGGTTTTGGTCAGATTAAAAATGCGACCGACATATCTCAAATAATTGTAAAAAAGTTTGCTAACAGATCCATTTCGATTGGCGATATCGCAGATGTACGAATCACCGAACAACTCCGGCAGGGGGGTGTCACCCAGGATGGAAAAGGAGAGGTTGTTACCGGCATCGTGATGATGTTAAGAGGTGGGAACGGCAGGGAGGTAATAGCAGATATCGATGCCAAGATTAACTCAATAAATGAGAATTTGCCGGAGGGAGTAACCATTGAGAAATTTTATGACCAGTCCGATCTCGTAGACCGTACCACATCCACCATTCAAACCAATCTTTTGGAAGGCGGGTTCTTTGTAATTGCAGTGTTGTTACTACTTCTTGGTGAGTTAAAAGGTGCCCTCATTGTGGCATCTGTCATACCATTTTCCATGCTATTTGCATTTATCGGGATGAGAGAGTTTGGACTTGCTGCAAATCTGATGAGCCTCGGTGCCATCGATTTTGGAATGGTCGTCGACGGATCCGTCGTAATGGTGGAAAACATAATAACAAAACTGCAAAAGGGTGGAGAAAAGGATAAAAGTCAAATTATCAGGGAGGCGGCGCATGAGGTCGCACGACCCATTTTCTTCGGTGTCCTGATCATTTTGATGGTATATGTACCAATAGCCACTTTTTCAGGGATTGAAGGGATACTTTTCAGACCCATGGCAATTACGGTAGCCACAGCGGTATTCGGCTCCCTCATCCTTGCTTTGGTTTATGTTCCGGCTCTCTCTTCAATTGTTTTCAGGAAAGGTGTGAAGATTCGGAAGAACTACCTGATCGAATGGCTGAAACCGATTTACACAAAGCAACTTGAGTTGCATCTTGACAAGAAAGCACTGGTGCTGGGAGTATCAACTCTCATAATATTTGGCTCACTCGCCACACTTCCTTTCCTGGGAACAGAGTTCCTTCCTGAACTCGATGAGGGATCGATATTAATAGAGGAAGTGAGACTTCCGAGTGTTACTCTTAAAGAATCGATGGAAAAGGCGAACGAGCTCGGTAAATTTATCATGGCAAATGTTCCGGAAGTGAAGACTGTGGTTCCCAAGACCGGCAGGTCTGACCTGGCTAACGACTGGATGGGAGTACACCAAACTGATGTTTGGGTAATTTTGAAACCAACCTCCGAATGGAGGGATGGAATGACAAAGGAAAAAATTCAGGAACAAATAAAACCTTTTCTTGAAAAGGAACCGGGTTTGTCGTACAATTTCACGCAGCCAATCGCAATGAGAGTTGATGAATTGACTTCAGGTGTAAAATCCGATCTGGCTGTGAAAATCTATGGTGACGATCTCGAAAAGCTCTCAATGATTGCTGAAAACATCTCGAAAGAAGTGGCTTCAATTGAAGGAACTGACAATTACTTCATAGAGAAACCGTCGGGACAACCATATTTAACAATTGAAATCGACAGGGAAGCGATCTCTAAATACGGATTAAATGTGGATGATGTTCAACAGGTTATTGAGACAGGTATTGGTGGAAATACTGCCGGAACTGTGTACGAAGGACAAAAAAGATTTGACATAATTGTAAGATTAAGAGAAGATTTTAGAAAATCATTCGATGACATTTCGAACATACCTGTTCAAATACCCTCTGGTGGAAATATTCCACTGAGGGAAGTTGCCCGCATATCAAACCAGGAGGGACCGCGCGAGATTGCCAGAGAAAATGGCTGGAGAAGGGTGATCGTCGGAATAAATCTTGCAGGTCGGGATATTGGATCATATGTAGCTGATCTTCAGTCTCGAATCTCGGAAAATATTGAAGTTCCGTCGGGCTATTTTATTCAATACGGCGGATCTTTTGAAGATCAGCAGAGAGCGATGAAGCATCTTTACATTGTGGTACCCCTTGCGATTTTTATCATTCTGGGACTTCTTTATCTGATGTTTGGAAAATTTGTTTATGCCGGATTAATTTTCCTTAATTTGCCTTATGCTCTCTCCGGTGGAATACTTCTCCTGCTTGCGAGGGGTTTATACCTTTCCATTTCAGCGAGTATCGGATTTGTAGCCCTGTTCGGTGTGGCTGTATTAAATGGCATAGTATTGCTGGAGCATCTTAATCATATGCGCGAAAAAACAAGCGACCTTCGGAAAGCCGTGATCGAAGGGACAGCGGACAGACTAAGACCGGTCCTTATGACGGCACTGGTTGCAAGTTTCGGCTTTATCCCTATGGCATTTAATACAGGTCCCGGCTCGGAAGTGCAGCGTCCACTCGCCACGGTTGTAATCGGAGGTCTGGTTACCTCAACACTCGCAACGCTAATGCTGCTGCCTGTCATTTATTATATTGTTGAAAACAGAAAGAAGAAGAAAGAGACTGCAATCTCAACAGAAATTCCAAACACCGTTGAAAATTAG
- a CDS encoding efflux RND transporter periplasmic adaptor subunit, with amino-acid sequence MIRYRFTMKIQLTLISFFLILAFTSGGCGDEQKPKTKEQKKEQPKKYQEITLTKEQAAILNVKLFKIEKKSLDYSLVLASTVVPAPQNIAKVSAPISGRIIKIYKNEGDRVRQGEVICELESLEFADLIADLVKAKSELNYQTNKLDRNLQLKEKGISTESRLEEVKAEYERAVAALAAAKARLRSVGVPEKQIESLNSSNIKDPVLKIFSPMSGLVNEDMIDPGQAVTSYQNMMSIVNLSKVQIRGFVSPEDLKLVNTGDRFTAFSKDNPDQFVSGTIGSINPSLDEVNKAITVNSTVTTKNEWPKPGQILRMEISTGTEEPVIGIPLDAIIYQGDVPYVFVKKSENTFILRPVRLEKSTEKIAIVKEGLSEGEEIASSNVFDLKALSKSAEGGE; translated from the coding sequence ATGATTAGATACAGGTTTACCATGAAAATACAGCTTACACTTATTTCGTTTTTTCTGATTTTGGCTTTCACATCTGGCGGTTGTGGAGATGAACAAAAACCTAAAACCAAGGAACAAAAAAAGGAACAACCTAAAAAATATCAGGAGATCACCTTAACAAAAGAGCAGGCAGCAATCCTGAATGTCAAACTTTTCAAGATTGAAAAGAAATCTCTCGACTACTCTTTAGTATTAGCTTCCACGGTTGTTCCGGCACCCCAAAATATCGCCAAAGTAAGTGCACCAATCAGTGGGAGAATTATCAAAATTTATAAAAATGAAGGTGACCGGGTCAGACAGGGAGAAGTGATTTGTGAGCTCGAAAGTCTTGAGTTTGCCGATCTGATAGCCGATCTGGTAAAAGCAAAGTCAGAACTGAATTATCAGACTAACAAACTCGACAGAAATTTACAGTTAAAGGAAAAGGGAATCAGCACAGAGAGCAGACTCGAAGAAGTAAAAGCTGAATACGAGAGGGCTGTTGCCGCTCTTGCAGCAGCAAAAGCGAGGTTGAGATCTGTCGGGGTGCCTGAAAAACAGATTGAATCGCTAAATTCCTCAAACATTAAAGATCCGGTTCTGAAGATTTTCAGTCCAATGTCCGGACTTGTAAACGAAGATATGATCGATCCGGGTCAGGCTGTAACCTCCTACCAAAACATGATGTCCATAGTAAATCTGAGTAAAGTTCAAATTCGTGGTTTCGTTTCACCCGAGGATCTTAAACTTGTCAACACTGGTGACAGATTTACAGCCTTCTCAAAAGATAATCCTGATCAGTTTGTCTCAGGAACCATAGGAAGTATCAATCCCTCACTTGATGAAGTGAACAAGGCTATTACTGTCAATTCCACAGTCACAACAAAAAATGAGTGGCCAAAACCAGGTCAGATTCTAAGAATGGAAATTTCAACCGGTACGGAAGAACCGGTGATAGGCATACCTTTGGATGCAATCATATATCAGGGCGATGTACCATATGTATTTGTGAAGAAAAGTGAAAACACTTTTATTCTAAGACCCGTGAGGCTCGAAAAATCCACGGAGAAGATTGCGATTGTAAAAGAAGGTTTGTCTGAAGGGGAGGAGATTGCCTCGAGTAATGTGTTTGATTTGAAAGCCCTGTCAAAATCCGCCGAAGGTGGAGAATAA